In the Plectropomus leopardus isolate mb chromosome 5, YSFRI_Pleo_2.0, whole genome shotgun sequence genome, one interval contains:
- the LOC121943590 gene encoding beta-galactosidase-1-like protein 2 yields the protein MRDIHVQVLTSPCEVRRMSRVEGLRADSSQFTLEGEPFRILGGSIHYFRVPRAYWEDRLLKMKACGLNTLTTYVPWNLHEPEKGSFSFQDQLDLKAYVSLAAEMGLWVILRPGPYICAEWDLGGLPSWLLQDENMQLRTTYPGFVTAVNLYFDKLVSIIKPLMFEEGGPIIAVQVENEYGSYAKDEKYLPFIKNCLQSRGIKELLLTSDNWEGLRCGGMEGVLKTINLQRLSFGAIQHLADMQPQKPLMVMEYWSGWFDVWGEHHHVFHAEDMLAVVSEILERGVSINLYMFHGGTSFGFMNGAMDFGTYKPQVTSYDYDAPLSEAGDCTLKYQLLRNLFSQYHTEPLPEVPSPQERREYHPVAIQEHLSLWDSLHFTDKPYRSETPVNMENLPVNNNNGQSYGYTLYETTINSGGTLNSRNNIRDRALVFVDRKCVGSFDHRTHELALPDEKGEKTLSLLVENCGRVNYGKALDEQRKGIVGDILLNHTPLRGFTIFCLDMKPGFIKRLMSSGQWKSDFKSSVPGFFRARLNVDGPPRDTFIRLPGWGKGAVFVNGQNLGRHWFIGPQHFLYLPGPWLRSGENQIIVFEEQKADDKILFAENPDHGKTTDVYKLPFCTLL from the exons ATGCGGGACATTCATGTTCAAGTCTTG ACATCACCCTGTGAAGTGAGAAGAATGAGCCGTGTGGAGGGTCTGAGGGCCGACTCGTCTCAGTTCACCCTGGAGGGAGAGCCCTTCCGCATCTTGGGGGGCTCCATCCATTACTTCCGTGTCCCCAGAGCCTACTGGGAGGACCGTCTGCTGAAGATGAAGGCCTGTGGCCTCAATACTCTCACGAC ATATGTGCCATGGAATCTGCACGAGCCTGAGAAAGGATCATTCAGCTTTCAGGATCAGCTTGACCTCAA GGCCTATGTCAGTTTAGCAGCAGAGATGGGTCTGTGGGTGATCTTGCGTCCTGGACCTTACATCTGCGCTGAATGGGACTTGGGCGGGTTGCCTAG CTGGCTGTTACAAGATGAAAACATGCAGTTGAGGACGACCTATCCTGGATTTGTTACTGCTGTCAACCTCTACTTTGACAAGCTTGTCTCAATTATCAAACCTCTGATG tttgagGAGGGCGGCCCAATCATTGCAGTTCAAGTTGAGAATGAGTATGGATCATATGCCAAAGATGAGAAATACCTGCCATTTATAAAGAAT TGTCTTCAGTCTAGAGGGATCAAGGAGCTCCTGCTGACTTCAGACAACTGGGAGGGCCTGAGAtgtggagggatggagggag ttttgaaaacAATAAACCTGCAGAGACTATCATTCGGAGCTATCCAGCACTTAGCTGACATGCAG CCCCAGAAACCTCTAATGGTGATGGAGTACTGGTCCGGCTGGTTTGACGTCTGGGGAGAACATCACCATGTGTTCCATGCTGAGG ATATGCTTGCTGTTGTGTCAGAGATCCTGGAGAGAGGTGTCTCCATTAATCTGTACATGTTCCACGGGGGAACCAGCTTTGGCTTCATGAATGGTGCAATGGACTTTGGCACCTACAAACCACAGGTCACCAGTTATG ATTACGATGCTCCGCTCTCTGAGGCTGGAGATTGCACCCTAAAATATCAACTCTTGAGAAATCTATTCAGCCAGTACCACA CTGAGCCTCTTCCTGAAGTACCCTCTCCtcaggagaggagagagtaCCACCCTGTTGCCATCCAGGAGCACCTGTCACTGTGGGACAGCCTGCACTTCACCGACAAG CCATACAGGTCAGAGACGCCGGTGAACATGGAGAATCTCCCTgtcaacaataacaatggtCAGTCATACGGTTACACTCTGTATGAAACCACCATCAACAGTGGAGGAACCCTCAACTCAAGGAACAATATCAGAGACAGAGCGCTG GTTTTTGTGGACAGGAAATGTGTTGGTAGTTTCGACCACAGGACCCATGAGCTGGCACTCCCTGATGAAAAG GGGGAGAAGACATTGAGCTTGCTTGTGGAGAACTGTGGAAGAGTGAATTATGGGAAAGCTCTGGATGAACAGCGTAAAG GTATTGTGGGAGACATCCTGTTGAATCACACCCCTCTGAGAGGATTTACCATCTTCTGTTTAGATATGAAGCCAGGCTTTATTAAAAG ATTAATGAGCTCAGGTCAGTGGAAGTCTGACTTCAAGTCATCCGTTCCAGGATTTTTCCGTGCCCGACTAAATGTGGATGGCCCTCCCAGAGACACCTTCATCAGGCTCCCT GGTTGGGGTAAAGGAGCTGTGTTTGTCAATGGGCAGAACCTTGGACGCCATTGGTTCATTGGCCCACAGCATTTCCTCTATCTCCCAGGACCTTGGCTCAGAAGTGGAGAGAATCAG ATTATTGTTTTCGAGGAACAAAAAGCGGATGACAAAATACTGTTTGCTGAAAACCCAGATCATGGAAAGACAACTGATGTTTACAAACTCCCCTTTTGCACTCTGCTGTGA
- the ilvbl gene encoding 2-hydroxyacyl-CoA lyase 2, with amino-acid sequence MDTFGAIGTVLGCTAGIAVAGVVFAAYKLGLLYRLFHKTETKSPRHGGESVAEVLRAHGVKYVFTLVGGHISPILVACEKVGIRIVDTRHEATAVFAADAVARLSGTVGVAAVTAGPGLTNTVTAVKNAQMAESPLLLMGGAASTLLQGRGALQDIDQMSLFKPLCKFCASVRTIREIVPTVRKALAIAQSGTPGPVFIEFPIDTLYPYHLVSKEYGVKNPPKGLMGKIVTWYLNNHLMNLFAGAWETRDVSPLPVDIAQATGDQVQKCIELVSRAKKPVILLGSQATLPPTPVDDIRKALEDLGIPCFLGGMSRGMLGKDSPIHIRQNRRDALKEADLVLLAGTVCDFRLSYGRVLNRRSKIIAVNRDKTQLLKNSDMFWKPTIAIQGDAGSFLVRLSKGLKGHRCPEEWPQSLKAGDITKENTNRAKADEKTDHHLNPLKVLHCVDELMSEDSIIVADGGDFVGSAAYIMRPRGPMRWLDPGAFGTLGVGGGFALGAKLCRPESEVWIVYGDGSLGYSVAEFDTFTRHKTPVIAVVGNDACWSQISREQVPILGSNVACGLAFTDYHTVADGYGGKGYLIGREDENRLSDIIRQAQKETNEGKATLLNVLIGKTNFREGSISV; translated from the exons ATGGATACATTTGGAGCCATTGGTACAGTTCTTGGATGCACTGCGGGCATTGCGGTGGCTGGGGTTGTGTTTGCAGCCTACAAACTTGGCTTACTCTACCGGTTGTTTCACAAG ACTGAGACCAAGAGCCCACGACATGGTGGCGAGAGTGTGGCAGAGGTGCTCCGCGCCCACGGGGTCAAGTATGTTTTCACCCTTGTCGGTGGACACATCTCACCAATCCTGGTGGCTTGCGAGAAGGTGGGCATCCGTATTGTGGACACCAGACATGAGGCCACTGCTGTCTTCGCTGCTGATGCTGTGGCAAGACTCTCAG GCACTGTCGGTGTAGCCGCAGTGACTGCTGGTCCAGGCCTCACTAACACAGTGACAGCAGTGAAGAATGCTCAGATGGCTGAATCTCCATTGCTGCTCATGGGAGGAGCTGCTAGTACACTACTTCAG GGCAGAGGAGCGCTGCAAGACATTGATCAGATGTCTCTCTTCAAGCCACTGTGTAAGTTCTGTGCCTCAGTCAGGACTATCAGGGAGATCGTGCCTACTGTCAGGAAAGCCCTGGCCATCGCCCAGTCGGGAACTCCTGGTCCTGTTTTCATTGAGTTCCCCATCGACACGCTCTATCCCTACCATCTTGTGTCCAAAGAGTATGGAGTTAAGAACCCCCCCAAAGGCCTGATGGGAAAAATTGTCACATG GTACCTCAATAACCACCTCATGAACCTATTTGCTGGAGCCTGGGAGACGAGAGATGTGTCTCCGCTTCCTGTTGACATCGCACAAGCCACAGGCGATCAG GTACAAAAGTGCATTGAGCTGGTGAGTAGAGCCAAGAAACCTGTTATTCTGCTCGGTAGCCAGGCAACACTACCCCCAACTCCAGTCGATGACATCAG GAAGGCACTGGAGGACCTGGGCATCCCCTGCTTCCTTGGGGGCATGTCCCGTGGCATGCTGGGTAAAGACAGTCCCATCCACATCAGACAGAATAGGCGAGATGCTCTAAAAGAGGCCGACTTGGTACTCTTAGCAG GCACTGTGTGTGATTTTCGGCTGAGCTACGGCAGAGTTCTCAACAGACGCAGTAAGATCATCGCTGTCAACAGAGATAAGACGCAACTGCTGAAAAACTCAGATATGTTCTGGAAACCAACTATAGCAATTCAGG GTGATGCTGGTTCCTTCTTAGTGCGGCTTTCCAAAGGACTGAAGGGCCATCGTTGTCCGGAGGAATGGCCTCAGAGCCTCAAAGCAGGAGATATCACCAAAGAAAATACTAACAG GGCTAAAGCGGATGAGAAGACCGACCACCACTTAAATCCCCTGAAAGTCCTCCACTGTGTGGATGAGCTAATGTCAGAGGACAGCATCATTGTTGCTGATGGGGGTGATTTTGTTGGTAGTGCCGCTTACATAATGAGGCCAAGAGGACCTATGCGTTGGCTCGATCCAG GAGCCTTTGGGACCCTGGGAGTTGGAGGAGGATTTGCCCTGGGGGCAAAACTGTGCCGACCTGAATCTGAG GTGTGGATAGTGTATGGTGACGGTTCCTTAGGATACAGTGTTGCAGAGTTTGACACATTCACTAGACACAAG ACACCAGTTATAGCTGTGGTTGGAAATGACGCATGTTGGAGTCAGATATCCAGAGAGCAAGTTCCCATACTTGGCAGCAATGTGGCATGTGGCCTTGCGTTTACAG ATTATCATACAGTGGCAGATGGTTACGGTGGTAAGGGCTACCTTATAGGGCGTGAGGATGAGAACAGGCTAAGCGACATCATCAGACAGGCTCAGAAGGAGACCAACGAGGGCAAGGCCACACTTCTTAACGTCCTGATAGGGAAGACCAACTTTAGAGAGGGCTCTATCTCTGTGTAG